In Pseudoliparis swirei isolate HS2019 ecotype Mariana Trench unplaced genomic scaffold, NWPU_hadal_v1 hadal_122, whole genome shotgun sequence, the genomic stretch CATCATCGTAAATGTCTCTTTCCCTGAAACGAAGACGGTCATTAAAGTATTTATATTTACGTTTTATAGAAATAAAACGTGTTAACTGACTCCAGTCAAAATTGAGTTTACAACTTTGTTTACTGCAATCGTGACTGATAACAAAATGCAAACATATAAACTACGACTGCTGTTACTACTACTGCATATGAAACTGATGAAGGTTCACTTACATTGTCAGAAGAAGAGATCTGGACACATAACCATCTGTGAGAGAACAATAGACATCACATTTAGCTGAGGCTTCATGTTACACACCGTAGAACCGCTAACtcagggttcagtgccttgctcaaggacacgtcgactagggcggggattgaaccaccaaccccctgactgAGAGACAGAcccgctaaccactgacccagagTCGACCCAGACTGTGTGAAACGGTCACATTGAAGTAAAACACAGTTGTGACTGAATCTGAGATGTAATGCTAAGTGTTCCCTTTTTCAGTTAAATATCTCAATGTCCTCTAAACCAACTGTCCCCAGGCAAAGTGCTCTGTTGACATCGATATGATGAATGTTGTTAACGGTGTGTTCGTTGTGTCATACAGTGTTGAGCATTTAAAGCCTCACAGTCCTATGAACCACAGAGTTCCGTCAATGAAGACCCGAACCCTGAACCGCTTGTGTAAGACGTGGTGctcaataaacacattttaattctcCCATAAAGCCAACGGGCTCGTGTTTCAGCTGCTTCTCTAGTCACAGGGAGGGAGGTGACGTAGTTACATTTCCCGAAGCGGTTGCAGCACAGAGCTTTCTTGCAGTTGGTGATCTGGACGACGTCCACGACTTCTCCGTGAGTCACGGGCAGATCTTTCCCTCCCGGCTTCTTCAAGACACCGTTGGGATCCACCATCATGGTGTGCAGCACCCTGAGGGGCCCCTCGTACTGAGGGCCGTCAGATACAGTGAGACACCTGTTATATTGACGTCATGCAGCACTTCTCATCATTATCGTTGGATGTGGAGTTCCTCAAGGAACCCCCCTGGGCCctgtacttttatatatatataccatatataaaCAGGAtcgaaatgttaaaaaaaaaaactatttcctTTCCCCGGTATGCTGATGACACGATTATCAACCAATAAAGTAAAAACACGTTTTAccttaaatctttttttgagtTCCTTCTCCACTTTGTGATCTCTGCTGTGAGAAGATGACCAACAGGTCATCAGAACATAGAAATCAAGAACACATTCGATCATGAGTTATATTTAACGAGAGACATATTCTTAGTTTCTTATTGAACAATACTTCATGCCGTCGTATCACTTTCAGATCCACATAAAGCTTCACACCTGTCAATATCTacgtctctacttcctgttcctgctcacTGTGAACATGTGGCGtgatcatgtgaacatgtgatcatgtga encodes the following:
- the LOC130191510 gene encoding PML-RARA-regulated adapter molecule 1-like; this translates as MIECVLDFYVLMTCWSSSHSRDHKVEKELKKRFKYEGPLRVLHTMMVDPNGVLKKPGGKDLPVTHGEVVDVVQITNCKKALCCNRFGKYGYVSRSLLLTMERDIYDDVDYPDDVYDNDSLHAAH